GGCGGAGCAAGGGGACGAGCGGCGGTTCGGGGAGTTCGTCGTCGTACGGCGGCACGCGTACGTCGCGGAGCTCGCCCTCGACCGGCCGAAGGCCATGAACGCCGTGTCCACGGACATGGCCCGCTCCATCACGGCCGCCTGCGAGGCGCTCGGCGGCGCGCGCGACGTACGCGTGGTCGTGCTGACCTCCACCGCCGAGCGCGCCTTCTGCGTCGGCGCCGACCTGAAGGAGCGCAACTCCTTCAGCGATGCCGACCTGGTCCGCCAGCGCCCCGTCGCACGGGCCGCGTACACCGGCGTCCTGGAGCTGCCGATGCCGACGATCGCCGCCGTGCACGGCTTCGCGCTCGGTGGCGGCTTCGAGCTCGCCCTGTCGTGCGACCTGATCGTGGCCGACCGTACGGCGGTGCTCGGGCTGCCCGAGGTGTCGGTCGGGGTGATTCCCGGAGGCGGCGGTACGCAGCTGCTGCCGCGGCGGGTCGGGGCGGCCCGCGCGGCCGAGCTGATCTTCTCGGCACGGCGGCTGGAGGCGGGCGAGGCGAGGGAGCTGGGCCTCGTCGACGAACTCGTGGACGCGGGCCAGGACCGCGGTGAAGCCCTCGCGCTCGCCGCCCGCATCGCCGCCAACTCCCCCGTCGGACTGCGCGCCGCCAAGCGTGCGCTGCGGCTCGGGCACGGGCTCGACCTGCGCGCGGGCCTGGAGGTGGAGGACGCGGCCTGGCGGTCCGTCGCCTTCTCGGGGGACCGCGCGGAGGGAGTCGCCGCGTTCAACGAGAAGCGCCCGCCGCAGTGGCCGGGGGAGTAGCCCCCCACGCTTTCCGGTGCCCTCCGGCAGGTACGGCCACTCGGACCCCTGTTCGCCTCACCAATATCCCGAATCGTCGTGAATATCCCTAGCCTGGAGTGATGGGTGAGGACAGACGGCTGAGGGCCGTGGTGGAGCTGGCGCAGGGGATGGCGGCGGCACGCACCCCACGCGAGTCCTGGCGGGCCGCGGCGCTCGGCGCCTGCCACGCGCTCGCCGGGAGCTTCGCCGCGCTCTCCGTGTGGGAGCGCGAGCTCGGCCGGCTGCGGGTCCTGGCGAACGTGGGCGAACGCGCGCCGGACGAGGAGGAGTTCCCGGACGGCGAGGCCTACCCCGTGCACCAGTTCCCGGAGATCACCGAGTTCCTGCACGAGCGCTGGGCCGGGGGAGGTGGCCCGAACGCCTGGGTGGAGACCGCCGACGGGCCGGCGGCCGGTCCCGTCGGCTACTGCCATCTGGGGGCACCTCCCGGTGTTGGCCGGGGGAGGGTCGCCGCCCTGCGCCGGCGCCGCCGCGGCTGCTGCGTCGTCGCCCCGATCGTGCTGCACGGGCGGGCGTGGGGCGAGCTGTACGTGGCCCGTCCGGTCACGGCACCCGTCTTCGACCGGGCCGACGCGGACTTCGCGACCGTGCTGGCCTCCGTCGTCGCCGCCGGGCTCGCCCAGACCGAGCGCCTGGAGGAGGCCCGGCGCCTCGCGTTCACGGACGCCCTCACCGGACTCGCCAACCGCCGCGCGGTCGACGTACGCCTGGACGAGGCCATCGAGCTGCACCGGCAGGAAGGGGCCGCGGTCAGCCTCGTCGTCTGTGACCTCAACGGACTCAAGAACGTCAACGACACCCGCGGGCACGCCGTCGGCGACCGGCTCCTGGAGCGGTTCGGATCGGTGCTGTCGCTGTGCGGGGCGATGCTCCCGGGCACGCTCGCCGCCCGCCTCGGCGGTGACGAGTTCTGCCTGCTCGCGGTCGGCCCGCCGGCCGACGAGGTCGTCCGCATCGCGGACGAACTCTGCCGCCGCGCCGCCGAGTTGGAGCTGGGGGAGGGGGTGGCGTGCGGGGTCGCCTCGACCGCGGACCCGATCGGTCCGGTGCGCTCGGCACGGCGGCTCTTCCGGCTGGCCGACGCCGCCCAGTACCGCGCGAAGGCCGTACGGGCCGCGAAGCCCGTCGTCGCCGGGCGCGAGGGCCCCGACGACCCGGTCGTGCGTCTCGCCGACGCGCCCTCCCCGGCGCGGGGGAACGCCGCCGCTTCCGTGGGCGTCACGAGCACCCCCGCCCCTGAGTCCGCGCGGGCGTGTGTGACGTACGTCGAAGTAAGGGGTCAACCGCCCACCCACTAGTGACATCATCGAATTCACTGCGTACGCTCCTGAATATGGATATGCACACTGTGGTGGTGGGGACGTCCGGAGTGACCGCGTCCGACGTACTCGCCGTGGCGCGCGGCGGCGCCCGGATCGAGCTCTCCGAAGAGGCGGTGGCGGCCCTCGCCGCGGCCCGCGAGATCGTGGACGCGCTGGCCGCCAAGCCGGAGCCGGTCTACGGCGTCTCCACCGGGTTCGGCGCCCTCGCGAGTCGGCACATCAGCCCGGAGCTGCGCGCCCAGCTGCAGCGCAACATCGTCCGCTCGCACGCCGCCGGCATGGGCCCGCGCGTGGAGCGCGAGGTCGTCCGCGCGCTGATGTTCCTGCGGCTCAAGACCGTCTGCTCCGGGCACACCGGTGTGCGGCCCGAGGTCGCCCAGACCATGGCAGACATCCTCAACGCCCGGATCACCCCGGTCGTCCACGAGTACGGCTCGCTCGGCTGCTCCGGCGACCTGGCCCCGCTCTCCCACTGCGCGCTGACGCTGATGGGCGAGGGTGACGCCGAGGGTCCCGACGGTGTCGTACGGCCCGCGGGCGAGCTGCTCGCCGAGGCCGGCATCACCCCCGTCGAACTGCGCGAGAAGGAGGGCCTCGCCCTTCTCAACGGCACCGACGGCATGCTCGGCATGCTGGTCATGGCCCTCGCCGACCTGGAGACGCTCTACAAGTCGGCCGACGTCACCGCCGCGCTCTCCCTCGAAGCGCTCCTCGGCACGGACAAGGTGCTCGCCCCCGAGCTGCACGCCATCCGCCCGCACCCGGGACAGAGCGCCAGCGCCGCCAACATGCTGGCCGTCCTGAAGGGCTCGGAGCTGACCGGCCACCACCAGGACGGCGCCCCGCGCGTCCAGGACGCCTACTCCGTGCGCTGCGCCCCGCAGGTCGCGGGCGCCGGACGCGACACGCTCGCGCACGCCCGGCTCGTCGCCGAGCGCGAGCTCGCCTCCGCCGTGGACAACCCGGTCGTGCTGCCCGACGGCCGCGTCGAGTCGAACGGCAACTTCCACGGCGCCCCGGTCGCCTACGTCCTCGACTTCCTCGCCATCGCCGCCGCCGACCTCGGCTCGATCGCCGAGCGCCGCACCGACCGGCTGCTCGACAAGAACCGCTCGCACGGTCTGCCGCCGTTCCTCGCGGACGACGCGGGCGTCGACTCGGGCCTGATGATCGCCCAGTACACCCAGGCGGCGCTGGTGAGCGAGATGAAGCGCCTCGCCGTACCGGCGTCCGCGGACTCCATCCCCTCCTCCGCCATGCAGGAGGACCACGTCTCCATGGGCTGGTCGGCCGCGCGCAAGCTGCGCACCGCGGTGGACAACCTGACCCGTATCGTCGCGATCGAGCTGTACGCGGCCACCCGCGCGATCGAACTGCGCGAGGGGCTGACCCCGGCCCCCGCCTCGCAGGCCGTCATCGAGGCCGTCCGCGCGGCCGGCGTCCAGGGCCCGGGCCCCGACCGCTTCCTCGCCCCGGACCTGGAGGCGGCGGACGCGTTCGTGCGCGGCGGCCGGGTGGTGGCGGCGGTGGAGCCGGTGACCGGACCGCTGGCCTGACCGGAGCGCCTTCGGGCCGCCGCTGTCACAGGGGCGGCCCGAAGTGTGCTACTGTCTCATTGATACGTTTTTGGTACCCATTTACTTTGTGCGCCTGATCGGAATCCTCCGCAGGCGCGTTTTGTTTTACCGGCATCTCCGGCTTTTCCCGGTGCATCTCCGGATTGGGGCCCTACCTATTCAGGAGAAAAACATGGCAACTGGCACCGTGAAGTGGTTCAACTCGGAAAAGGGCTTCGGCTTCATCGAGCAGGACGGCGGCGGCCCCGACGTCTTCGCCCACTACTCCAACATCGCCAGCTCCGGCTTCCGTGAGCTGCTGGAGGGCCAGAAGGTCTCGTTCGACGTCGCGCAGGGCCAGAAGGGCCTGCAGGCGGAGAACATCATCCCCGCCTGATTTCGGGGACGCGCTTTTCCAGAGCCGGGGCCCGCACCTTCGGGGTGCGGGTCCCGGCTCGTGCTGTGAGTGCTTGTCAGTTGCGAGCGCTGTGCGTGCAGTCCGTGGGGCCCAGGAAGGAAATCCAGATCCAGCATGACTCGATCCGAACGTCCCGTCCGTAAGCGGCCGGCAAACGCACGAGGTGGCGCCCAGACCGGCGGCTTCGCGAAGGGCGCGGGCCGCGGCGGCGGCCGTGGCACCGGTAAGGGCCCGGTCCGCAAGGCCGTGGCGCCGCAGGAGTTCTCCCTGCCCGAGACCATCACCCCGGCGCTGCCCGCCGTCGACTCCTTCGACGCGCTCGACATGCCGGCGGCCCTCACCAAGACCCTCGCCGCGCAGGGCGTCACCGAGCCCTTCCCGATCCAGGGCGCGACGCTGCCCAACTCCCTCGCCGGACGCGACGTCCTCGGCCGTGGCCGCACCGGCTCCGGCAAGACGCTCGCCTTCGGACTGGCCCTGCTGGCCCGTACGGCGGGTCGCCGGGCGGAGTCGAAGGCGCCGCTCGCGCTCGTCCTCGTCCCCACGCGCGAACTCGCCCAGCAGGTCGACGACGCGCTCACGCCGTACGCGACCGCGGTCAACCTGCGCGTGGCCACGGCCGTCGGCGGGATGTCGATCGGCCGGCAGGCCGGCACGCTGCGGCGCGGCGCCGAGGTGCTCGTGGCCACCCCCGGGCGGCTCAAGGACCTCATCGAGCGCGGCGACTGCGTCCTCGACCAGGTCGCGATCACGGTCCTCGACGAGGCCGACCAGATGGCCGACATGGGCTTCATGCCGCAGGTCACCGCGCTGCTCAAGCAGGTCGAGCCGGGCGGTCAGCGACTGCTCTTCTCGGCCACGCTCGACAAGAACATCGACCGGCTCGTGAAGATGTTCCTCACGGACCCCGTGGTGCACTCCGTCGACCCCTCGGCGGGTGCGGTGACCACCATGGAGCACCACGTGCTCCACGTCGCCGACGAGACCGACAAGAAGGCCGTCGCCCTGCGGATCGCGGCGCGCGACGGCCGGGTGATCCTCTTCGTCGACACCAAGCGCGGCGCCGACCGGTTCACCAAGCGGCTGCTCGCGAGCGGTGTCCGGGCGTCCGCGCTGCACGGCGGGCGCAGCCAGCCGCAGCGCAACCGCACCCTGGACCAGTTCAAGAACGGTCAGGTCACCGCGCTCGTCGCCACCAACGTCGCGGCGCGCGGCATCCACATCGACGACCTCGACCTCGTGGTCAACGTCGACCCGCCGACCGACCACAAGGACTACCTGCACCGCGGCGGACGTACCGCCCGGGCCGGTGAGTCCGGCAGCGTCGTCACCCTCGTACTGCCCGAGCAGCGGCGGGAGATGACGCGGCTGATGGCCGACGCCGGCATCACCCCGCGCACGGCGCGGATCGCGTCCAGCGACGAGGAGCTCGCCCGCCTCACCGGCGCCCGTGAGCCCTCCGGCGTCCCGATCGTCATCGAGGTGCCGCAGCAGCCCGAACAGCCGAAGAAGCGGTCACGGCCGCGGGTCGGAGGCGGCGCGAGGCGTCCGGCCGGAACGGGCGCGGGTTCGGAGTCGCAGGGCCGTCAGCCGCGGCGTGCCGCCGGCGGTACGGCCGGTGGCGGTACGGGTGGCGGTACCGGGGGCGCGGGTCGCTCCGGTGGTCGTGGGCGTGCTCCGCAGCAGCGGCGTACGGAGCGTGGCGGGCAGGGCGGCGGCGGGCGTCGCGCGGCGTAGCCCGGTTCGTCTGTGTCCGCGGGCCGGTGGGGGCTGGTCGCGCGGTTCCCCGCGCCCAGTTCCCCGCGCCCCTGGGAGCGCCCCCGCGGGCGCGCTCCCAGGGGCGCGGGAACTTCTCAGTAGTCGAAGTTGCCCAGGAAGCCCGGGTCGATCTTGTCGAGTTCCAGGCCGGTGCCTCGGTGGAGGTCCATGAGATCCGACATGTGGATGGCACGGCGGCGGGCCGCGGGAAGGTCGCGGCGGTTGGCGGCCGTCCACAGGACCGGGTCGAAGGTGATCCCGTGGGAGCCCGGCATGGGCCCCGTCTCGGCGCGCCAGCCGGGCCAGCGCAGGGTGTCGTAGAACTGCTCTATGCCCCCTTCGTCCAGGAGCCAGTTGAGCCAGTCCGCGTGGCCCACGCCGAGCGCGTCCCAGCGCAGCGAGTCCGGCGCGAAGTACAGCACCTCGCCGGGACCGCCGGGGCGGTTCATCTGCGCGGGGTCGGGTCCGTTGACCACGAAGACGCCGCCGAGGACGTCATGGGCGATGACGAGCCCGCCCTCCGGCCGCCATGCCGGGTCGAACCGCTCGGGGAGGTCGTTGATCTCGGCGAAGCTCGGCGTCCCCGCAGGCGCGTCGTCGTCGGGGCTGCCGTAGATGCGCAGCCAGCCGCTGTCCAGCAGTACCCCGCCGCAGTTGAGCACGAAGGAGCCGAGCGAGGAGCGCGCGGTGGCTTGCAGTTGCAGCAGGGATCCACGGGCCTGCGCCGGGTCCACCGGCAGCACATCCATGGACACCCTGCTGTTGGAGATCGCCTCGGAGAGGAGCGGCCATGCCGGCTCCTCGACATCAGTCAGCTCGGTCAGGTCTCGCATGGGTATCCCGTGGGTTCCGGGCCGGAGCGTCGCGCTCAGAAGGCCGCCGTGCGCTCCCGGCGCACCGAGTAGGTCACAAAGCCGGCGCCGAGGCCCAGGAAAAGGGTTCCGCCGACGACGTACGGCGTCGTGTCGACGCTTCCGGTGTCGGCGAGCCGGGTCCCGCTGTCCTGCGACCCGGTGGTGTCGGAGCCCGTGTCGTTCGCTCCGGCGTCGCTCGCGTCGGCGGCGCCCGGCTGGGTGTCGCCGGACTCGGTGGAGGCCTGCAGCGCGGTTCTCGACGTGGTGTTCGTCGACATGTTGCTGTGCTGAGCAGGCTTTTCCGGGGTCGCGTTGGCGGACGGGACGAACCACAGGGCCCCCAGAAGGGTTCCCGCTGCGGTGGCGGTCAGCAACGAGCGACGAGCGGCGGACACGTAATATCGATCCCCTTGTGGCGCTGGCGAATTGGCCGTGTGGGCCGATGCTAATGAAAGGCGCGGGTCGTGGGAAAGTCGTGGGAGCCACGGGCCGTACGCTCCGTCCCATGAGTACTCCTGAGACATCACGATTTGTCCGGCTTCGCGTGGAGCTGGTGTTGGAAGTCGACGACGCGGACGCCGTCACCAAGGCCGCGTTGCGCCGCATCGCGGACGACTCCGGCATGCCGGCCGACGAGCGGACCCACGCCGAGAACGCAGTGACGGAAGACACTGCCGAGGCCCTGGCCTATCTCGTAGACCCGTTCGACCTGGTCAGCGAGGTGCCCGGGGTCGACCTCGCCCAGGCCTCCTGGAGCAGCGAGCCGATCGACTACGACCCCGATTCGCCGGAATGGGACCTCGACGAGGATGATGGCGGCGAGGATGACGACGAGGAAGTCGGAGTCGGCTGACGCCTCTTGGGGAAAACGTGACCCCGGGTGGCAACCGCTGCCCGGGGTTCTGTCGTCTCCGACGACGCACCGACCACCTCCGCACCAGAATTCGGTCCGGCTGTCGGTACCACTCGATCGGGGTCCGGCTCGGGTCGATTCGGTTGACGCCGTGGGCCGACGTGGTGTTACCCACACCTCAGAAGTATAAGGAATGGGACGAACCGGTCGTAGCGTTGATGGTTCGAACGGGGCTCATGTGGTTCCAGGTGATTTGGCGACGATGGAGAAGCGTGTGATGACGGACAGTAAGCGGCGCAAGGGTCTGATGGCCGCGTCCGCACTGCTCGGCGGAGTGCTGGTGCTCTCTGCGTGCAGCAGCGGGGGTGGCAGCAAGGCCAGCGCCTCGGACGGCGAGACCTCGCAGGCCCAGGCCGATGCGGCGGCGGCCAAGAAGAGCTCGCAGGCCCAGATCAAGATCACGCCCGCGGACGGTTCCGACAACGCCTCCATCAACAACGCCGCGGCGGTCACCGTGAGCAAGGGCACGCTCACGGCCGTCACCATGACGACCGAGTCGGGCACGCCGGTGTCCGGTCAGATATCCGCCGACAAGAAGAGCTGGAAGCCCGCCTCCCCGCTCGACCGCGCCACCACGTACAAGGTGGCCGCCGAGGCCACCGACTCCGCGGGCCTCGTCGCCCACGAGAACGCCTCGTTCACCACGGTCTCCCCGGCGAACAGCTTCATAGGCAACTTCACGCCTGAGGACGGTTCCACCGTCGGCGTCGGCATGCCGGTCTCGATCAACTTCAACAAGGCGATCACGAACAAGGCCGCCGTGCAGAAGGGGATCACCGTCTCCTCCAGCAGCGGCCAGGAGGTCGTCGGCCACTGGTTCAACGCCAACCGCCTCGACTTCCGTCCCGAGAACTACTGGACCGGCGGCTCCACCGTCACCCTCAAGCTCAACCTGGACGGCGTCCAGGGCGCGAGCGGTGTCTACGGCGTGCAGCAGAAGACGGTCACCTTCAAGATCGGCCGCAACCAGGTCTCGATCGTCGACGCGCAGAGCAAGACCATGAAGGTCACGCAGGACGGCAAGACGATCAAGACGATCCCGATCTCCTCGGGATCCCCGGAGCACAAGACGTACCAGGGCCAGATGGTGATCTCCGAGAAGTTCAAGGAGACCCGGATGAACGGCTCGACGGTCGGCTTCACGAAGACCGACGGCAAGGGCGAGTACGACATCAAGGACGTGCCGCACGCCATGCGTCTGTCGAACTCCGGCACCTTCATCCACGGCAACTACTGGGGCGCGAAGTCCATCTTCGGCGCGGTGAACACCAGCCACGGCTGTGTGGGTCTGTCCGACACCAAGGGTGCGGGCGACCCGAACACGCCCGCGGCCTGGTTCTACGACCACTCGCTGATCGGTGACGTCGTGGTCGTCAAGAACACCGGTGACAAGACCATCGCCCCGGACAACGGCCTCAACGGCTGGAACCTGAGCTGGTCCGCCTGGAAGGCCGGCTCGGCCGCCTGATCGCGCCGCAATCCCTCGTTCGCCGATGGCGGCGGTGGCCCTCACGGGTCGCCGCCGCCATCGGCGTTCTCACAGCCTTCAGGGACCGCCCACAGGTGAACTTCCGGGCTGCCACAGCCTTCTCATCCTTCTCTTATGCGGGGCTTATCGCGCCATCACGCGCCGTACCTAGCTTTCCGCCATGTTCTTCACCTACCTGAGGCGCGAACTGCGCCGCCGCAGGAAGGCGGCGCTCGTCGTCGCCTCCGGACTCGCCCTGGGCATCGCCCTGGTCATCGTGGTCAGCTCCGTGTCGTCCGGCATGGAGAAGGCGCAGGGCAAGGTCCTCCAGTCGCTGTACGGACTGGGTACGGACATGACCGTCACCAAGGCGGCGGCGCCGGCGACGAGCACCGGCCAGCGTCCGCGCTTCAACTTCGACGCGAACGACAACGGCTCCACCAAGGAGCAGAGCAGCGACCGCGTCATGGTGCAGGGCTTCCAGACCCTGGCCGCCTCCACGGTCACCAAGGTCGACTCCCAGAAGGGCGTCGCGGACTCCGTCGGCGGACTGAGCCTCCAGGTCATCAGGATCGACGGCCAGTTCACGCGGGGTCAGTTCCAGCAGAACCAGAACAGCGGCACCGGCCAGAGGGGCGGGCGCCCGGACGCCCAGCAGTCCCCGCAGGGTCGTGTCGAGGGCGGCGGCGCCAACTTCGACGTCAACAACTACTCGGTGTACGGCACCGACGTCACCAAGCCCGCCCTCGGCCCGCTGACCTCCTCGAAGATCACCAGCGGTCGTACGTTCCAGACGTCCGAGACCGATGCCAAGGTGGTCGTCGCCGACGTCTCGTACGCCAAGGAGAAGAAGCTCAAGGTCGGTTCCACCGTCACCATCAAGAGCGTCAAGTACAAGGTCATCGGCATCGCCACGCCCGACAGCGGTGACGCGGCGGCCAACCTCTACATCCCGCTCAAGCAGGCCCAGACGCTCAGCGGCTCCAAGGACAAGGTCACCACGATCTACGTCAAGGCGTCGGACTCGCAGCAGATCTCCAGCGTGAAGAGCACCATCCAGAAGAACATCTCGGGGACGACGGTCACCACCTCCGCCGACCTCGCGTCCACCGTCTCCGGCTCCCTCTCCACCGCCTCCAGCCTCGCGTCGAACGTCGGCAAGTGGCTGTCCATCGCGGTGCTCGTGGCCGCGTTCCTGGTCGCCGGCCTGCTCACCTCCTCCGCCGTCTCCCGGCGCGTGCGCGAGTTCGGCACCCTCAAGGCGCTCGGCTGGAAGTCGGGCCGGGTGACCCGGCAGGTCGTCGGCGAGGCCATGGTCAACGGTCTGGTCGGCGGCGCCCTCGGTATCGCGATCGGTCTCGCGGGCGCCTACGTCGTCACCGAGATCAGCCCCACCCTGCAGGCGCAGGTGGGCGGTTCGGGCGGCGGCGGAGGCCAGGGCGGCCCCGGCGGCGGGCGCGGCTTCGGCGGTCCCGGCTTCGGCGGTCCCGGCCGGCAGGCCGCGGCCAAGGCCCTCGACGTCGCGCTCACCGCGCCCGTCAGCCTCGGCACCATCGTCGGCGCGGTGGCCCTCGCCATCACCGGTGGTCTGATCGCCGGCGCCTTCGGCGGCTGGCGTGCCTCCCGACTCCGCCCCGCGGACGCCCTGCGCCGCGTCGAATAGGCCCAGCCCCTCTCAAGGGGGTGCCCGACATCGCCCACTGCTGCTCGCTGTACCGGGCACCCCCTTCACCTCATCCAGGAGTTGCACCATGTACGAACTCAGAGGCGTCACCAAGCGCTATACCCGGGGCAAGGAGACGGTCGACGCGCTCGCGGGGGTCGACCTGACCATCGCGGACGGCGACCGGCTCGTCATCCAGGGCCCCACCGGTGGCGGAAAATCCACCCTTCTCCAGATGCTCGGCGGTCTCGACCGGCCCACCGAGGGCAGTGTCGAACTCGACGGCACGGACATGGCCAAACTGTCCGAGGCGAAGCTCACCAAAGTACGCAGCGAGAACATCGGATTCGTCTTTCAGAGCTTCAACCTGATTCCCACGCTCACCGCCCAGGAAAACGTGGAGACCGCCCTCGTACCCCTCGGTGTGAAGGTGAAGGAACGGCGGCAACGGGCCGCCGACGCACTGGAGTCGGTGGGACTCGCCGAGCGGCTCGGGCATCTGCCCGCCGAGCTCTCCGGTGGCCAGCAGCAGCGTGTCGCGATCGCCCGCGCCCTGGTCAAGCAGCCGAAGGTGCTGCTCGCCGACGAGCCCACCGGCAACCTCGACGAGTCCATGCGCGACGAGATCATGGAGGTGCTCGAGGCCATGTGGAAGGAGCACGGGCTCACTTTCATCATGGTTACGCACGATTCCTCGATCGCGAAGAAGGCCCCGCGCCTCGCGACGATTCGCAAGGGGAAGATCTCCGTCAAGGAAAACGCGGGTGCTTAAAGAAGCGCAAAAGGAGCGTGCGGGGGCTTAGCGGAACAACTCCGTCAACTCTTCACCCTCACCCCGCTATTGAGGGGACGATCACCCCCCGGGCATACTTTCGTATTCCGGGGGGTGTACGTGCATGCGTACGAGGCTTCCCCCGACCGGATGAACGGGGATTCGTCCGGACCTGATCTCCAGGGGGAGACTTGCGCAGACAAGTGAAAAGAGCGTGCGCGGCGACCATCGCCATGGCGGCGTCGGTGGCGCTGGCGGCGGGTATGACCAGCCCGGCGTCGGCGCGAGCGGAGCAGCGCACCGCGGGCGTGTCCGCGGCCGGGAAAGCGGCCGGGATCACGGCCAAGCACCGCATCACCCTGATCACCGGTGACCGCGTGGTCGTCGACGCCAAGGGGCGCGTCGTCGGCTTCGAGCGGGCCAAGGGCCGCGAGCACGTGCCCGTGCAGATCCGCAAGGCCGACGGCCACACGCTGGTGGTGCCGGCCGACGCCCAGGCGCTGATAGCCGGCGGCAAGCTCGACCGGCGGCTCTTCGATGTCACCGAGCTCAACAAGGCGGCGGTCCGCAAGTCCCAGCAGCGGGGCCTGAAGGTGATCGTCGGCTACCGGGGAGCCGCGGCGGCCGCCAAGGCCGAGGTCCGCGACGCCGGCACGCTCCGCAGGAGCCTCAAGGCCCTGAACGCGGACGCGGTGCAGACGCCGCAGCGGGACGCGGCCGAGCTGTGGTCCGCGGTCACCGAC
This portion of the Streptomyces mirabilis genome encodes:
- a CDS encoding ABC transporter permease, with product MFFTYLRRELRRRRKAALVVASGLALGIALVIVVSSVSSGMEKAQGKVLQSLYGLGTDMTVTKAAAPATSTGQRPRFNFDANDNGSTKEQSSDRVMVQGFQTLAASTVTKVDSQKGVADSVGGLSLQVIRIDGQFTRGQFQQNQNSGTGQRGGRPDAQQSPQGRVEGGGANFDVNNYSVYGTDVTKPALGPLTSSKITSGRTFQTSETDAKVVVADVSYAKEKKLKVGSTVTIKSVKYKVIGIATPDSGDAAANLYIPLKQAQTLSGSKDKVTTIYVKASDSQQISSVKSTIQKNISGTTVTTSADLASTVSGSLSTASSLASNVGKWLSIAVLVAAFLVAGLLTSSAVSRRVREFGTLKALGWKSGRVTRQVVGEAMVNGLVGGALGIAIGLAGAYVVTEISPTLQAQVGGSGGGGGQGGPGGGRGFGGPGFGGPGRQAAAKALDVALTAPVSLGTIVGAVALAITGGLIAGAFGGWRASRLRPADALRRVE
- a CDS encoding enoyl-CoA hydratase/isomerase family protein — protein: MAEQGDERRFGEFVVVRRHAYVAELALDRPKAMNAVSTDMARSITAACEALGGARDVRVVVLTSTAERAFCVGADLKERNSFSDADLVRQRPVARAAYTGVLELPMPTIAAVHGFALGGGFELALSCDLIVADRTAVLGLPEVSVGVIPGGGGTQLLPRRVGAARAAELIFSARRLEAGEARELGLVDELVDAGQDRGEALALAARIAANSPVGLRAAKRALRLGHGLDLRAGLEVEDAAWRSVAFSGDRAEGVAAFNEKRPPQWPGE
- a CDS encoding DUF2625 family protein, with translation MRDLTELTDVEEPAWPLLSEAISNSRVSMDVLPVDPAQARGSLLQLQATARSSLGSFVLNCGGVLLDSGWLRIYGSPDDDAPAGTPSFAEINDLPERFDPAWRPEGGLVIAHDVLGGVFVVNGPDPAQMNRPGGPGEVLYFAPDSLRWDALGVGHADWLNWLLDEGGIEQFYDTLRWPGWRAETGPMPGSHGITFDPVLWTAANRRDLPAARRRAIHMSDLMDLHRGTGLELDKIDPGFLGNFDY
- a CDS encoding cell wall protein, translating into MSAARRSLLTATAAGTLLGALWFVPSANATPEKPAQHSNMSTNTTSRTALQASTESGDTQPGAADASDAGANDTGSDTTGSQDSGTRLADTGSVDTTPYVVGGTLFLGLGAGFVTYSVRRERTAAF
- the hutH gene encoding histidine ammonia-lyase, with translation MHTVVVGTSGVTASDVLAVARGGARIELSEEAVAALAAAREIVDALAAKPEPVYGVSTGFGALASRHISPELRAQLQRNIVRSHAAGMGPRVEREVVRALMFLRLKTVCSGHTGVRPEVAQTMADILNARITPVVHEYGSLGCSGDLAPLSHCALTLMGEGDAEGPDGVVRPAGELLAEAGITPVELREKEGLALLNGTDGMLGMLVMALADLETLYKSADVTAALSLEALLGTDKVLAPELHAIRPHPGQSASAANMLAVLKGSELTGHHQDGAPRVQDAYSVRCAPQVAGAGRDTLAHARLVAERELASAVDNPVVLPDGRVESNGNFHGAPVAYVLDFLAIAAADLGSIAERRTDRLLDKNRSHGLPPFLADDAGVDSGLMIAQYTQAALVSEMKRLAVPASADSIPSSAMQEDHVSMGWSAARKLRTAVDNLTRIVAIELYAATRAIELREGLTPAPASQAVIEAVRAAGVQGPGPDRFLAPDLEAADAFVRGGRVVAAVEPVTGPLA
- a CDS encoding ABC transporter ATP-binding protein, producing MYELRGVTKRYTRGKETVDALAGVDLTIADGDRLVIQGPTGGGKSTLLQMLGGLDRPTEGSVELDGTDMAKLSEAKLTKVRSENIGFVFQSFNLIPTLTAQENVETALVPLGVKVKERRQRAADALESVGLAERLGHLPAELSGGQQQRVAIARALVKQPKVLLADEPTGNLDESMRDEIMEVLEAMWKEHGLTFIMVTHDSSIAKKAPRLATIRKGKISVKENAGA
- a CDS encoding cold-shock protein, with amino-acid sequence MATGTVKWFNSEKGFGFIEQDGGGPDVFAHYSNIASSGFRELLEGQKVSFDVAQGQKGLQAENIIPA
- a CDS encoding DEAD/DEAH box helicase translates to MTRSERPVRKRPANARGGAQTGGFAKGAGRGGGRGTGKGPVRKAVAPQEFSLPETITPALPAVDSFDALDMPAALTKTLAAQGVTEPFPIQGATLPNSLAGRDVLGRGRTGSGKTLAFGLALLARTAGRRAESKAPLALVLVPTRELAQQVDDALTPYATAVNLRVATAVGGMSIGRQAGTLRRGAEVLVATPGRLKDLIERGDCVLDQVAITVLDEADQMADMGFMPQVTALLKQVEPGGQRLLFSATLDKNIDRLVKMFLTDPVVHSVDPSAGAVTTMEHHVLHVADETDKKAVALRIAARDGRVILFVDTKRGADRFTKRLLASGVRASALHGGRSQPQRNRTLDQFKNGQVTALVATNVAARGIHIDDLDLVVNVDPPTDHKDYLHRGGRTARAGESGSVVTLVLPEQRREMTRLMADAGITPRTARIASSDEELARLTGAREPSGVPIVIEVPQQPEQPKKRSRPRVGGGARRPAGTGAGSESQGRQPRRAAGGTAGGGTGGGTGGAGRSGGRGRAPQQRRTERGGQGGGGRRAA
- a CDS encoding L,D-transpeptidase, whose translation is MEKRVMTDSKRRKGLMAASALLGGVLVLSACSSGGGSKASASDGETSQAQADAAAAKKSSQAQIKITPADGSDNASINNAAAVTVSKGTLTAVTMTTESGTPVSGQISADKKSWKPASPLDRATTYKVAAEATDSAGLVAHENASFTTVSPANSFIGNFTPEDGSTVGVGMPVSINFNKAITNKAAVQKGITVSSSSGQEVVGHWFNANRLDFRPENYWTGGSTVTLKLNLDGVQGASGVYGVQQKTVTFKIGRNQVSIVDAQSKTMKVTQDGKTIKTIPISSGSPEHKTYQGQMVISEKFKETRMNGSTVGFTKTDGKGEYDIKDVPHAMRLSNSGTFIHGNYWGAKSIFGAVNTSHGCVGLSDTKGAGDPNTPAAWFYDHSLIGDVVVVKNTGDKTIAPDNGLNGWNLSWSAWKAGSAA